From a single Lolium rigidum isolate FL_2022 chromosome 7, APGP_CSIRO_Lrig_0.1, whole genome shotgun sequence genomic region:
- the LOC124678518 gene encoding uncharacterized protein LOC124678518, whose translation MAQQEDGIYDLPDQPPLMTINLKLSHEYDFAKLHRSYASQMDRLRKRLRQKFKTLVKGKGSNKKEFYLTPDSMCVFTVAFTDGKKTITAIIEGRHMWMRGFQTSNGTIYEFIEEKEEESDENDKNKKRQQQDDGRHEPRKYIKGSILLSHGGGYTRLLRDGPQLENFGVGFGALKDMLNELSHFDPARSSVKSLLAMAALIIHTAESIKNKFIFMLVLKSLDPLLGAQMQLLTELGKRYINNWAKISKLILRYLHISTKVWDVNEQKKVKNEEFYKVPCWTKDPNDVLSHIIFIKSDEFPESVLHVEDGKTRTIPDVLQASIGVVVVGGVNLALDYTTDIPCVAQVLLQATSLSSNVQIIEGEFPIYTSGHLNLCTLHLNLRKKEGHQKEVVKLTLTVSALLEATAHASQVNDEAISCQLTRTCEKDSEMSRNQLEIYSRNEELFEKLAHERATKSEEEYPTINPMLLLPNKKEMPLELKDIDVGLIC comes from the exons ATGGCTCAGCAAGAGGATGGCATTTATGATTTGCCAGACCAGCCTCCTTTGATGACTATCAACTTGAAGCTGAGCCACGAATATGACTTTGCAAAATTACACCGCTCTTATGCAAGCCAGATGGACCGGCTACGCAAACGTCTCAGGCAGAAATTTAAGACCCTTGTGAAGGGGAAGGGAAGCAATAAGAAGGAGTTTTATCTCACTCCAGACAGCATGTGTGTTTTCACTGTTGCATTTACTGATGGTAAGAAGACTATCACAGCAATCATTGAAGGTAGACATATGTGGATGAGAGGGTTCCAAACTTCAAATGGAACCATTTATGAGTTCATTGAAGAAAAGGAGGAAGAGAGCGATGAGAATGATAAAAACAAGAAGCGGCAGCAGCAGGATGACGGGAGACATGAACCAAGGAAGTACATCAAAGGATCCATCTTACTTTCCCATGGGGGAGGATATACCAGGCTACTACGTGATGGCCCTCAGTTAGAAAACTTTGGAGTAGGGTTTGGTGCTCTGAAAGATATGCTTAATGAGCTATCTCACTTTGATCCAGCCAGGTCTTCTGTCAAGTCTCTGCTTGCTATGGCAGCACTGATAATACACACTGCTGAGAGCATAAAAAATAAATTCATCTTCATGCTTGTTCTGAAATCACTCGATCCATTGTTGGGTGCGCAGATGCAGCTGTTGACAGAACTGGGGAAGCGGTACATCAATAACTGGGCAAAGATATCAAAACTAATCTTGAGATATCTTCACATTTCAACAAAGGTTTGGGATGTCAATGAGCAGAAAAAGGTGAAAAATGAAGAATTCTATAAAGTCCCATGCTGGACAAAGGATCCAAATGATGTGCTCAGCCATATCATATTCATAAAAAGTGATGAATTCCCAGAGAGTGTTCTGCATGTAGAAGATGGCAAAACACGCACCATACCAGATGTACTTCAAGCGTCTATTGGTGTGGTTGTTGTGGGAGGAGTGAACCTTGCCTTAGATTATACAACGGATATTCCTTGTGTCGCTCAAGTGTTACTGCAAGCAACTTCGTTGTCATCAAATGTCCAGATCATTGAAGGAGAGTTCCCCATCTACACAAGTGGTCACTTAAACTTGTGTACGCTGCATCTGAATTTGAGGAAAAAAGAAGGCCATCAAAAAGAAGTGGTTAAGTTAACCCTAACAGTCAGTGCTTTGCTCGAGGCGACTGCACATGCAAGCCAAGTCAATGATGAAGCTATCTCCTGTCAACTGACTAGAACATGTGAAAAGGACAGCGAG ATGAGCAGGAACCAACTGGAGATATATTCAAGAAACGAAGAATTATTTGAGAAACTAGCACATGAAAGAGCtacaaagtcggaagaagagtacCCAACTATAAATCCAATGCTGCTGCTTCCTAATAAGAAAGAGATGCCACTAGAGTTAAAAG ACATTGATGTTGGGCTGATTTGCTGA